A single Vigna radiata var. radiata cultivar VC1973A chromosome 8, Vradiata_ver6, whole genome shotgun sequence DNA region contains:
- the LOC106771691 gene encoding LOB domain-containing protein 29, with protein MLINDHVHKHEAEEIIEPEIIPIKKSMMTGSGSPCGACKFLRRKCVRGCVFAPYFCHEQGATHFAAIHKVFGASNVSKLLAHLPVTDRCEAAVTISYEAQARLQDPIYGCVSHIFALQQQVVNLQAQLAYLKEQAAQSCLNASVTENPSEKLFEKSSASIPQDLQSWFQVENSNLGPEFLPNMCTNFSTQKHYGNNLIEDLNPIGINYENSGAMEENSSFSSFDESSNSYSMSYDMHTNRRTWGFHEVEDLHSVAFGYSTRTHS; from the exons ATGTTGATAAATGATCATGTTCATAAGCACGAAGCTGAAGAGATAATAGAGCCAGAAATAATTCCAATTAAAAAGTCCATGATGACTGGTTCAGGATCTCCTTGTGGAGCCTGCAAATTCTTGAGAAGAAAATGCGTCAGAGGTTGTGTTTTTGCACCTTACTTTTGCCATGAACAAGGTGCTACTCATTTTGCAGCCATTCATAAGGTCTTTGGTGCAAGCAATGTCTCAAAGCTCCTTGCTCACCTCCCTGTCACTGATCGTTGTGAAGCTGCTGTCACAATCTCATATGAAGCTCAAGCCAGACTTCAGGATCCTATTTATGGCTGTGTCTCCCATATTTTTGCACTCCAACAACAG GTGGTCAATTTACAAGCACAGCTGGCTTATCTCAAGGAACAAGCTGCCCAGAGTTGTCTCAACGCCTCTGTCACTGAAAACCCTagtgaaaaattatttgaaaaatcttCAGCTTCTATACCCCAAGATCTTCAAAGTTGGTTTCAGGTGGAAAATTCCAACCTGGGGCCAGAGTTTCTTCCTAACATGTGTACTAATTTTTCAACACAAAAACATTATGGGAATAATCTCATTGAAGATCTAAACCCTATCGGGATCAATTATGAAAATTCAGGTGCCATGGAAGAAAACAGCTCCTTTTCTAGCTTTGACGAGAGTTCCAATAGCTATTCCATGTCCTATGACATGCACACAAACAGGAGGACGTGGGGTTTTCATGAAGTTGAGGACCTACATTCAGTGGCTTTTGGGTACAGTACTCGAACACATTCATGA